In the Cydia splendana chromosome 2, ilCydSple1.2, whole genome shotgun sequence genome, one interval contains:
- the LOC134805731 gene encoding protein YIPF7, whose protein sequence is MANYNNPNDYSWQGQNNSQNYSFNTSNAFGGQAQTLDFQSFPTDHQDFSFDQAGQNAYPPNNNQYYNPNMFQPAPIPGEPATETTDFDEPPLLDELEIYPDRILEKTLAVMNPFHGQSKADDANFLLRDTDIAGPITFCLALAVCLFLSGNKAHFGYVYGLSVMSVILMYSLLSLMSRSEGVFTLLSVASVLGYCMLPMVVLAGLGIFISLEGTIGLTLSAVAVIWSALSASRLFVTMSGDAEQRPLIAYPCALVNGVFALLVLF, encoded by the exons ATGGCTAACTACAACAATCCAAATGATTACTCCTGGCAGGGCCAAAATAACAGCCAGAATTACTCTTTCAATACCTCCAATGCTTTTGGCGGTCAAGCTCAAACGTTGG ACTTTCAGAGTTTTCCAACGGACCACCAAGACTTCTCATTTGACCAAGCAGGACAGAATGCATATCCTCCAAACAACAACCAATACTACAATCCAAATATGTTCCAACCTGCTCCAATACCCGGCGAGCCAGCAACGGAAACCACTGACTTTGATGAGCCACCTCTACTTGACGAGCTAGAAATATATCCTGATAGGATATTAGAGAAAACTCTGGCTGTCATGAATCCATTCCACGGACAATCAAAAGCTGACGATGCCAATTTCTTGTTAAGAGACACAGATATTGCTGGGCCAATAACATTTTGTTTAGCATTGGCTGTGTGTCTATTTTTATCAGGAAATAAAGCTCACTTTGGTTATGTTTATGGTCTCTCTGTAATGTCTGTTATATTGATGTATTCTTTGCTTTCACTGATGAGCCGTTCTGAGGGTGTGTTTACATTACTAAGTGTTGCCAGTGTGCTGGGTTACTGTATGTTACCTATGGTTGTGCTGGCAGGGTTGGGTATATTCATTTCCTTAGAGGGAACAATAGGGCTTACCCTGTCAGCTGTGGCTGTAATTTGGTCCGCCTTATCTGCAAGCAGGTTGTTTGTGACCATGTCTGGAGATGCTGAGCAGAGGCCACTAATAGCATACCCTTGTGCTTTAGTCAATGGAGTATTTGCTTTATTAGTACTGTTTTAA
- the LOC134805744 gene encoding transmembrane emp24 domain-containing protein 3, producing the protein MLSKFIFLSVLATLYNGIDSKSVELTFELPDNAIECFYEHIENNTSASLEYQVITGGQYDVDVKVEGPNKQIIYQQQKMQYDSHPFTATQTGVYKVCFSNEFSTFSHKLVYMELNVGPEQPLPGIGEHATVLTQLEASAEEIHSGLNKIIDHQTHHRLREAQSRKRAEDLNERVFNWSMIETVAIVIVTFGQVVILKNFFSDRPTLYNRL; encoded by the exons ATGTTAAGTAAATTTATATTCCTTAGTGTCTTAGCTACATTATATAATGGAATCGACTCCAAGAGTGTTGAGCTTACTTTCGAATTACCGGATAATGCCATAGAATGTTTTTATGAGCATATAGAAAACAATACGTCTGCATCCTTGGAGTATCAG GTTATCACAGGTGGTCAGTATGATGTGGATGTCAAGGTGGAAGGACCCAATAAGCAAATAATCTATCAGCAGCAGAAAATGCAGTATGACTCGCATCCTTTTACAGCTACACAAACTg GTGTATATAAGGTGTGCTTTAGCAATGAGTTCAGTACATTCTCTCACAAGCTTGTGTACATGGAACTGAATGTTGGCCCCGAGCAGCCCCTGCCCGGTATTGGCGAACATGCTACTGTACTCACTCAG CTTGAAGCATCTGCTGAAGAAATTCACTCTGGATTGAACAAAATTATTGACCACCAAACTCACCACAGACTAAGAGAGGCTCAGAGCCGGAAGAGGGCAGAGGACCTTAATGAAAGGGTGTTTAACTGGTCTATGATTGAAACTGTGGCCATTGTAATTGTCACGTTTGGGCAAGTCGTGATTCTGAAGAATTTCTTCAGTGATAGACCTACTCTATACAACCGATTGTAA